A section of the Humulus lupulus chromosome 2, drHumLupu1.1, whole genome shotgun sequence genome encodes:
- the LOC133817221 gene encoding chalcone isomerase-like protein 1, protein MATTLNSKSASSNTAVHIEPNTGIAFPVRLDDGKSLNSIGLRKKSILGMGIKVFGFGLYADNENLKNLLKLKIGKSPAKPTEEMYQLAIDGDIGLTHKIVIAYSGLKMNMFKKAFSEALGESIMKLNGGRKNEELANKVLGPASDQIKLATGSEVEISKLPGYVLETKVNGELASRVESELLCRAYFGIYLGENTIECYKESKEMFGQSMLSLF, encoded by the exons ATGGCAACTACCCTCAACTCAAAGAGTGCAAGCTCCAACACGGCGGTTCACATTGAGCCGAATACCGGCATCGCTTTTCCGGTAAGATTGGACGATGGCAAAAGCTTGAACAGTATTGGCTTGAGGAAGAAATCCATACTTGGCATGGGAATTAAGGTGTTTGGTTTTG GGTTGTATGCAGATAATGAGAATTTGAAAAATCTTTTGAAGTTAAAAATAGGGAAATCCCCAGCAAAACCAACAGAGGAGATGTATCAGCTGGCAATCGATGGTGATATAGGGTTGACACACAAAATAGTAATTGCCTATTCTGGCCTGAAAATGAATATGTTCAAAAAGGCCTTTAGTGAAGCACTGGGAGAATCTATAATGAAACTCAATGGTGGCCGAAAGAATGAGGAGCTTGCAAACAA AGTTTTAGGTCCTGCATCTGATCAAATCAAGTTAGCAACTGGTTCTGAAGTGGAGATATCTAAACTACCAGGATATGTTCTTGAAACAAAAG TGAATGGAGAGCTTGCGAGCAGGGTTGAGAGTGAACTTCTTTGCAGAGCCTATTTCGGAATATATCTAGGAGAGAATACGATAGAGTGTTACAAGGAATCGAAAGAGATGTTCGGGCAGTCCATGCTTTCTCTCTTCTAA
- the LOC133813898 gene encoding chalcone isomerase-like protein 1 codes for MYQLAIDGDFGLALKMVTTYSGLKMNMVKNNFGEIVGESMAKRMRSLQTMNRELVSRVESELLCRAHFRMYLKDDSIDKDAREMFRKSMLSFF; via the exons ATGTATCAATTGGCAATCGATGGTGATTTTGGGTTGGCGCTCAAAATGGTAACTACCTATTCTGGCctgaaaatgaacatggtcaaaaacAACTTTGGTGAAATTGTGGGAGAATCTATGGCCAAAAGAATGAGGAGCTTGCAAACAA TGAATAGAGAGCTTGTGAGCAGGGTTGAGAGTGAGCTTCTTTGCAGAGCCCATTTCCGAATGTATCTAAAAGACGATTCGATTGACAAGGATGCAAGAGAGATGTTCAGGAAGTCCATGCTTTCTTTCTTCTGA
- the LOC133817223 gene encoding putative glucose-6-phosphate 1-epimerase — MPLNIVHEAEGFPRIILTEPSGSSAEVLLHGGQVVSWKNDRREELLFMSSKAIWKTSKAIRGGIPVCFPQFGNLGSLEQHGFARNRLWSLDNDPSPLPAANNQSTVDLVLKSSEDDYKTWPRSFELRLRITLSAGKLTLIPRVRNLDNRPFSFTFALRNYLSVSDISEVRIEGLETLDYFDNMMRRERFTEQADAITFDGEIDRVYLSTPTKIAIIDHEKKRTFVLRKVGMPDAAVWNPWDKKAKALSDLGDEDYKTMLCVDSAAVENSIVLKPFEEWKGHQEISTVSSSYCSGQLDPSKVLRGFR, encoded by the exons ATGCCGTTAAATATAGTACATGAGGCTGAAGGGTTCCCCCGAATCATATTGACAGAGCCAAGTGGGTCTTCTGCCGAG GTGCTTCTACATGGAGGACAGGTTGTTTCTTGGAAGAATGATAGAAGAGAAGAACTGCTATTTATGAGCAGCAAG GCAATTTGGAAAACATCAAAAGCCATAAGGGGAGGTATACCAGTTTGCTTTCCACAG TTTGGGAATCTGGGTTCGCTCGAGCAACATGGATTTGCGAGGAACAGGTTATGGTCATTGGATAATGACCCTTCTCCTTTGCCTGCAGCTAACAATCAGTCAACAGTGGATTTGGTCCTCAAATCCTCAGAAGACGATTATAAGACCTGGCCACGCAG CTTTGAACTGCGCCTTCGCATTACTCTTAGTGCTGGAAAGCTCACACTGATCCCTCGAGTGAGAAACTTGGATAACAGGCCATTCTCTTTTACATTTGCACTGCGTAATTACTTGTCTGTGTCTGATATCAG TGAAGTGCGTATTGAGGGCTTGGAGACGCTAGATTACTTCGATAATATGATGCGCAGAGAAAGGTTCACAGAGCAGGCTGATGCAATTACATTTGATGGCGAG ATTGATAGAGTGTATCTGAGCACCCCAACAAAGATTGCCATTATAGATCATGAGAAGAAGAGAACCTTTGTCCTCAGGAAGGTTGGCATGCCCGATGCAG CTGTGTGGAATCCTTGGGACAAAAAGGCCAAGGCTCTTTCTGATTTGGGTGATGAGGACTATAAAACCATGTTATGTGTGGATTCTGCAGCTGTGGAAAACTCAATTGTCTTGAAACCCTTTGAAGAGTGGAAAGGCCATCAAGAGATCTCTACTGTTTCATCAAGCTACTGCAGCGGGCAGCTGGATCCTAGCAAGGTTCTTCGTGGCTTTCGCTGA